The DNA sequence CTTCGAAGCTTACTTCGACCGCGCCATGTCTGCAGAAGGCCCGCCAGGCGGGGACTCCCCGCGTGAGCGCCTGTTTGACGTGATCATGCTGCGTTTCGAGGCGATGGAGGCTCATCGCACAGGCGCCGTGGCGTTGATGCGGGACCGGGAGCGGACACCCCGTCTGCTGTTGCGACTGCCGTCGCATCGGGCTGCGAGCGCACACTGGGCGCTGGCCTCCGCGGGGCTCGATGATGACAGCGGTGCGCCGCTGGGCCTGAAGATCGCCGCCATCGCGTTCGTGATCGCTCAGACCGAGCGGGCCTGGCGCAAGGACCGGAATGGCGATTTCGCCCTCACCATGGCCGCGCTGGACAAGGCCCTGCGCGCCGCGGAGGCGCGGATGCTGCGCCTGAAGAAATACATACCCAAAAAATCAAAGAACGGGCCGGTAGAGCCCGTCGATGTGGAGGAACCCCATGAGCCGACCCGGCCTCGACACCAATCCCCTTGACCTCACGCCGGACTGGTTCAACCAGCTTTTCGAAGAAATAGGCATTGACGCAGAGGTCTCGGGCCTCTCCGCAAAGGCTATCGGGACAGGCCAGATCGGCGAGAATGTCCGCTTTGTCTTCGACTATGCCCGCAAGGGAGACGGCGCGCCTGCCACGCTGGTCGGCAAATTCCCGTCCGGCAGCGATGCCAGCCTGATGACCGCCAAAATGCTTGGTCATTATGAGCGTGAGGTGAACTTCTACCGGACTTTCCCGAAAGTGGCGGGGCGCATCACGCCGGAGGCGTTCTACACCGACTACGATCCGGAAACGAACCGCTTCGCCCTGATCATGGAAGACATGGCCCCGTCCGAGCAGGGGGACCAGCTGGCCGGGTGCGGGGTGGCGGAGGCCGAACGGGCGCTGGATGCCGCGGCGATCCTGCATGCGGCCTACTGGAATGACGAGACCCTCGATACCCATCCCTGGCTTCAGGGCACCAGCGTGGCGCCGCCCCCGGCCATGAGCCCTGAACAGGTTGCCATGCTGTGGACCGGCTTCAAGGATCGCTATGACGCGTCTCTCACGCCGGATGTCATCGAAGTGGGCGATGCCTATGCCGATGCCCTGCCGCGCATGCAGCAGGAGCCGGCGGATGGGCCATTTGCCCTGACGCACAATGATTTCCGCCTGGACAATATGCTGTTCGGCAAGCCGGGCGCGCCGAAGCCGCTGGCCGTGGTGGACTGGCAGACGGCGGGCAAGGGCGCCCCGGCCAGCGATGTGGCCTATTTCATCGGGGCCGGCCTGACACGGGAGGAGCGGCCAAAGCATGAGCAGGCCCTGCTGCGCTATTATCATGCCCGGCTGCGGGAAGAGGGCGTTACGGATTACGGGTTCGATGCGCTTTATGATGACTACCGGTACACGTGTTTCTACGGCATGTCGGTGGCGTTTGGCGCGGCGATGCTGGTGAAACAGACGGACCGCGGAGATCAGATGTTCCTGACCATGTTGCGGCGTCATGCGGCGCAGGCGCGGGACAATAAGGCTCTCGAATTGCTGCCCTGATGCCGCAGTTTTTTCTCATTCGTGTAATGTTTTCTGCAGAGTCCCGCCCACTGTGCCGGGCCGGAACAGGTTTCCAAACATCCCCCTAATGCGCGCACGTAAACTCTCATAACGGGTTACGCGTGGGCTTAATGAGAAGCGCGTAGTGTCCATATTCCGGGCTCTCCAGAAGGAGTGTCCGCCCTCTATTGGAAAATGGTGTGGATATGGAACAGCAGAATGCAAAATCGATGAGTGTCAAAGGCCCTGATGGCCAGAAGCTCACAATGGCGGATCTCCCGTCGCCGAACATTTCCCGTTGGGTCACCCGCCGCAAAGCGGAAGTGGTTGCCGCCGTTGCCGGTGGCCTCCTGAGCCGCAAGGCTGCGTGTGACCGCTACAATCTGACGGATGAAGAGTTCGAAGGTTGGGAGCGTCTTTACCTGCGTCACGGCGCCAAAGGCCTGCGCACGACCCGCCTGCAGCAGTATCGCCGCTAGGCGTTTGTTAAACCCAAATTTACGGGCGCCCCGTTAACTCTGGCGAAAGCATCCGGAATCCTCCGGGTGACGGGAGTCCAGTATGGCGCACGGAAGATCCGGTATCTCGCGCGGCGCGGCGCCTTCCACACGGGCGCTCGCCTTCGCGGCGTGCGCGGTGGCTGTCGGACTGCTCGCCTGGCGCGGCAGCGCCGTGATCAGCCGCGCCCCCGCATCGCCGGGGCCACTTTCCCAGTCTGAAGCGTCTCTCCTGTCTGTCGCCGAAGCGATGGCCGGGCAGGGGCATGTCCGCATTTCCGTCGTACGCCAGCCGGGCGCTGTCCGGCAGGTCCTGCTGCTTCTGGACAAGGCGGCCGGTGTGGATGATGCGACGCTGTCCAATACCATTTCCATGGCGGCCGGGCTCGACGCGGCCAAGGGGGAGCGCGTGGACCTGCAACGCGTCGCTTTCGCGCCAGGTATCAGCGGTGCGCCGTTGCCGCGCGACTGGGCGGAATTGTCATTACTTGCCCTGCTGGCCGGTCTGGCCGGATGGATCGGGTTCAGGGCGGAGCGCCGCGAAGAGGCGCCTGTCGAACTGGTGCAGGAATCGCTGCCAGGCCGTGCCGCGCAACCAGCCGCCGAACCGGCTGCGCACCCCGTCGCCATGCACGGTGATGACGCCGCAGATCTCGCCAGACGGGATCCCGGCCGGGCCGCCGATGTTGTCCGCGCCTGGATGAGCGGCAATGGAGGCAATGCATGAGCGCGCTGACGGTTGCCCGCAACGAGACACCGGCGGATGGCCTGATGCGGTCGGCCCGCCTGATGCGCGCACTTGGCCCGGATGCGGCACCGATCTGGGCGGAACTTTCCAAGTCTGAAGTGCAGGCCCTGACGGCCGCAATGGATACGCTCGGGCCGTCGGCGGACGGCGAAGCGGACGCTGTCTCCCGGTTCATGGCCGCGCATCAAAAGCTCCGCAGTCCGGCAGAGGTCGGTGCATCTTTCTGGCGGCGCTTGTCAGATGTCGGGGCGGAGACGCTGGCAGACATGTTTGACAAGGAGCATCCGCAAACTGTGGCGCTGGTGCTGTCGCGCTTGCCGGGAGAGGCCTCTGCGCGGCTGCTGCGGGCTTTGCCGCCCCGGCTCGCCATCGACGCAATGCAGCGCCTGCTGAATCTGGGGCCCGTCCATCCGGCCGCCCTCTCGGCATTTGAAACCCGGCTTGAGGCCATCCTGGTGGCGACGGCCGGGGACGGTCAGGCAAATGGGCATGAGCGGGTCGCCCGCATTTTCGACCGCCTCGACAGCCGGTCTGAAAAGACATTCCTCGCTGCGCTCGACCACGCCGAACCGGGGGCAGGCGAGAAGGTGCGCGCGCTGATGTTCACCTTCGACGACCTGACGCGCCTTGATGCCGCTGGTCTGCAGACGCTCCTGTCCGGGGCCGATCGCGCCGTTCTTGTCGTGGCGCTGAAAGGCGCGCGGCCCGATACGGCCTCAGTGTTCTTTGCCAACATGACCCAACGTGCCGGCGACCTGCTGCGAGAGGAGATCGCCTCACTCGGCCCGGTCCGCCGCAGCGATGTTGAAAACGCCCGCCAGGAACTGGTTGCGCTGGCCCGCACATTGATCCAGCGAGGCGATATCCGCGCCGACGGCCAGGTCGAAGACGACGAGCTGGTTGAATGATCCGGCGCGCCGTCAAATCCCTGCAGCCCTTTGACTTCCGCAGCGATTTCACGCCGCCGCCGGAACCGGACGTGCCGGCGTTGCCAGTGGAGGAAAAAATCACGCTGTCTGCGCCGGATCTGGCAATGCTGCTGACCGAGGCGCGCGCGGAGGCCCATGCTGCCGCCATGTCACTGAAGCATGACGAACAGAATGCGCGCCTGCAGCAAGTAACGGACAACCTGACCGAAGCCCTGGCAAATCTGGTTTCTCTGGCCGGGCACCTGGAATCGAGCGCCTATTCGGATGGTTTCAGGGAGTCCGCCTTGCGTATGGTCACGGCAACCGCCCAGCGGATCGTGGACGGACAGGGTGATCTGTTTGCACAAAGCCAGGAATTCATCCAGAACAGCCGCCCAACCGAGAAGGATGGATCATGACCCAACCCGCTAATCCTGCCTTGCAGAAGTCCCTGATGGATGTGCCCGTGCGTGTTGATGTCGTGCTGGGCGAAGTGCGCATGCCGATGGAAGAACTGGCCGCTTTGTCAGCTGAGGATATCGTCGCGCTGGAGCGGCGTACCGACGAACCGGTCGAGATTTATGTATCCGACCGTCTGATGGCGCGGGGCCGCCTGGTGGTGGCCGATGGGCAACTCGGGGTGACTCTTTCAGAGATCGTGGACTCCCGCGAAGCCGCCTGACTGCAGGAAAATCCATGGTTAACAATGTGTTGCGGGCCGGCAGATTCGGCACTGCAGGAATGGGCTGTTTGCCCTGTCCGAATTCGGCAATCCCTAACAGCGAAGAGGGATTTGTTAACCTTTAGCCGACACTAATGGTTGCGGGAGAGTATGATCCGTTCGCGTCTGGGGGCGTGGGGAAGGCGGGTCTGTGCGAGAGTTAAGGACGCTGCCCTATGCGTATGAAGATGTTCGCCGCCGAAACCTTCGAGGCTGCCAAGGCGATGATTTTTGCCGAGATGGGAGCCGATGCGGTGATCCTGTCCGAGCGCGAGATTGATGGCGGTGTGGAAGTTCGTGCGGCGGTCGACAAGATGGGCGGCGTCGGCATGGTGCCGAATGAACCACTGTTCCTGCGCGATGCGCGCGGAGGCGGCCATGGCCGCGGTTCCGAAAATCCCCTCTTCAGCCGCGTGCGCGATGCGCTGCTCTGGCATGGTTCGCCGCAACGTTTCGCAGACCGTATTGCCGCCGAAGGGGCTGGCCGTGTCCAGCACCTGAAGGATCCGGAGGAGGCTATCTCCGAAGGACTTGCCCGCATCGTGACCTGTGATCCGCTGCCAGCGCGCCTGGATCGCGACATTCTTCTGGTCGGCCCGCCCGGGCACGGCCGCACAGCCACAGCGGCCAAGCTGACCCGGCGCGCTGCGATGGCGCGCGCTGAAGTGGCACCTGTGGCCGCTGATCTTGACGGCACGGCCGGCGGGGCACAGCTGGCGGCGTATCTGGAGCGCGAAAGAAGCCAGATCCGCACCTGCCAGTCCCCGGATGATCTGTTCGCGACATTGAAAACGCTGAAAACCGAGAACCGCAGGTGCGTGATTGATCTGCCGGCCATCAATCCTTTTGATGAAGACGATATGGCCAGCCTGCAGGACCTGATTTCGGTCATTCGTGCGGAGCCTGTGCTGGTCCTTTCAGCCGAAGGTCATCCTGACGACCAGCTTGAAGCCGCCCGCAGCTTTGCCAGAGCCGGTATCAAGCGGGCTATTCTCACTAAACTGGATGTTGTCCGAAGGAGGGGCGGGGCCATTTCCGCCCTGTCGTCGGCCGGCATTGCCTTCTCACACCTTGCCGTCACCCCGTTCATCGGCGGCGGACTGGTCCCGGCAGCGCCCATGCGCCTTGCCGCCCTGTTGATGGAAGATGCCCCGGGCGACGTGATCGCCCTGAAAGGAGCCGCGTAATCCCATGAGTTTCATGATGCGCAAATCGCAGGAACGCCCGGCGCCGCGGCCTACACCGCGGCGGGTCGAGCCTGCTTCGATCATTGCAGTTGCAAGCGGAAAAGGCGGCGTCGGCAAGACGTTCATGGCCATCACGCTGGCCTCTGCGCTCGCCCAGGCCGGTAAACGCACCCTGCTTGTGGATGGGGACCTTGGCCTCGCCAATGTCGACGTTCAGCTCGGCATCGCGCCCGAGACCGACCTGGCGGCTGTTATTGCCGGCTGGGTTGAGCTCGATGATGCCGTGACGCCTGTGGATGGCGGCGCTGCTGGTGGCGGGTTCGATGTGCTGCCGGGCCGGTCAGGTTCCGGTGCGCTGGCAGAACTGCCGCCGGAAGAAGTGGCCCGCCTCGCAGCCGGCCTGTCTGCGCTGGCCCTGCAATATGATCAGGTTGTGGTCGATCTCGGCGCCGGGATCGAGGCCAACTGCATGCGGCTTGCCCGCGCGGCCGATAAGGCCCTGATGGTGATCACTGACGAACCGACGTCGATGACCGACGCTTATGCCTTCATCAAGGTGCTGCGCGGCTATGCGCCAAATGTCGAGCCGGTGGTCTGTATCAACCAGGCCGACAGCCGGGCTGCCGGACAGCGGACTTATGAGGCGATTGCCCGGGCGTGCCAGACCTTCCTCGGCTTCCGCCCCCATCTGGCCGGCGTTGTGATCCGCGACCCGAAGGTTCGCGACGCAATCCGCTGCCAGAAAACACTGATTTCCACAGACCCTCAGGCTCAACCTATCCAGGACGCCATCGCCATCAGCCAGATGCTGATCGGTGCGGCCTCGGCAGCGGAGCTTGGCAATTAATCTGTGTGAAGATTTGGGGGATTTCGCGGGGAATCGCAGGGCTCTGTTAACTAGTGTTAAAGAAACAGCCTATAGGATTCTCAGAGTTAATAAAAACGACTAGCTTGTCGTTAGGCTGATTCGGGAGACGACACATGCGCGTCCTGCTAATTGAAGACGATAGCGCCGTCGCGCGTTCCATCGAGCTGATGCTGAAGTCCGCGGGCTTCAACATCTACACAACTGACCTCGGTGAAGAAGGTGTCGATCTGGGTAAGGTCTAC is a window from the uncultured Hyphomonas sp. genome containing:
- a CDS encoding phosphotransferase; the protein is MSRPGLDTNPLDLTPDWFNQLFEEIGIDAEVSGLSAKAIGTGQIGENVRFVFDYARKGDGAPATLVGKFPSGSDASLMTAKMLGHYEREVNFYRTFPKVAGRITPEAFYTDYDPETNRFALIMEDMAPSEQGDQLAGCGVAEAERALDAAAILHAAYWNDETLDTHPWLQGTSVAPPPAMSPEQVAMLWTGFKDRYDASLTPDVIEVGDAYADALPRMQQEPADGPFALTHNDFRLDNMLFGKPGAPKPLAVVDWQTAGKGAPASDVAYFIGAGLTREERPKHEQALLRYYHARLREEGVTDYGFDALYDDYRYTCFYGMSVAFGAAMLVKQTDRGDQMFLTMLRRHAAQARDNKALELLP
- a CDS encoding FliG C-terminal domain-containing protein, which encodes MSALTVARNETPADGLMRSARLMRALGPDAAPIWAELSKSEVQALTAAMDTLGPSADGEADAVSRFMAAHQKLRSPAEVGASFWRRLSDVGAETLADMFDKEHPQTVALVLSRLPGEASARLLRALPPRLAIDAMQRLLNLGPVHPAALSAFETRLEAILVATAGDGQANGHERVARIFDRLDSRSEKTFLAALDHAEPGAGEKVRALMFTFDDLTRLDAAGLQTLLSGADRAVLVVALKGARPDTASVFFANMTQRAGDLLREEIASLGPVRRSDVENARQELVALARTLIQRGDIRADGQVEDDELVE
- a CDS encoding AAA family ATPase, yielding MSFMMRKSQERPAPRPTPRRVEPASIIAVASGKGGVGKTFMAITLASALAQAGKRTLLVDGDLGLANVDVQLGIAPETDLAAVIAGWVELDDAVTPVDGGAAGGGFDVLPGRSGSGALAELPPEEVARLAAGLSALALQYDQVVVDLGAGIEANCMRLARAADKALMVITDEPTSMTDAYAFIKVLRGYAPNVEPVVCINQADSRAAGQRTYEAIARACQTFLGFRPHLAGVVIRDPKVRDAIRCQKTLISTDPQAQPIQDAIAISQMLIGAASAAELGN
- a CDS encoding DUF1153 domain-containing protein, which translates into the protein MEQQNAKSMSVKGPDGQKLTMADLPSPNISRWVTRRKAEVVAAVAGGLLSRKAACDRYNLTDEEFEGWERLYLRHGAKGLRTTRLQQYRR
- a CDS encoding flagellar biosynthesis protein FlhF-like protein, which encodes MRMKMFAAETFEAAKAMIFAEMGADAVILSEREIDGGVEVRAAVDKMGGVGMVPNEPLFLRDARGGGHGRGSENPLFSRVRDALLWHGSPQRFADRIAAEGAGRVQHLKDPEEAISEGLARIVTCDPLPARLDRDILLVGPPGHGRTATAAKLTRRAAMARAEVAPVAADLDGTAGGAQLAAYLERERSQIRTCQSPDDLFATLKTLKTENRRCVIDLPAINPFDEDDMASLQDLISVIRAEPVLVLSAEGHPDDQLEAARSFARAGIKRAILTKLDVVRRRGGAISALSSAGIAFSHLAVTPFIGGGLVPAAPMRLAALLMEDAPGDVIALKGAA
- a CDS encoding FliM/FliN family flagellar motor switch protein, whose product is MTQPANPALQKSLMDVPVRVDVVLGEVRMPMEELAALSAEDIVALERRTDEPVEIYVSDRLMARGRLVVADGQLGVTLSEIVDSREAA